The following proteins are co-located in the Nocardioides piscis genome:
- a CDS encoding MlaE family ABC transporter permease, whose translation MANLKSIYQKPLGTLDELGGQLAFHLGVLRAIPRSVTHYPKEILRILAEVTLGSGALAVIGGTVGVILGMTFFTGAQVGLSGYAALNQLGTAAFAGFVSAYFNTREIAPLVAGIALAATVGCGFTAQLGAMRISEEIDALEVMAIPSMPFLVATRVVGGLIAIIPLYVVGLLSSYFASRLVVTTVYGQSTGTYDHYFNAFLPPGDVLWSFGKVLVFAVTVILIHCYHGFTASGGPAGVGVAVGRAVRTSIVAINVIDLFLSMAIWGTNATVRLAG comes from the coding sequence ATGGCCAACCTGAAGAGCATCTACCAGAAGCCCCTGGGCACCCTCGACGAGCTGGGCGGCCAGCTGGCCTTCCACCTGGGCGTCCTGCGAGCGATCCCGCGCTCGGTCACCCACTACCCCAAGGAGATCCTGCGGATCCTGGCCGAGGTCACCCTCGGGTCCGGGGCCCTGGCGGTCATCGGCGGGACGGTCGGCGTCATCCTCGGGATGACCTTCTTCACCGGCGCGCAGGTGGGCCTGTCGGGCTATGCCGCCCTCAACCAGCTCGGGACCGCTGCGTTCGCCGGCTTCGTGTCGGCCTACTTCAACACCCGCGAGATCGCGCCGCTGGTGGCCGGCATCGCCCTCGCCGCCACCGTGGGTTGCGGCTTCACCGCGCAGCTCGGAGCGATGCGGATCTCGGAGGAGATCGACGCCCTCGAGGTGATGGCGATCCCGTCGATGCCGTTCCTGGTGGCGACCCGGGTCGTCGGCGGCCTGATCGCGATCATCCCCCTCTACGTCGTGGGGCTGTTGTCGTCGTACTTCGCCAGCCGGCTCGTGGTGACCACGGTCTATGGCCAGTCCACCGGCACCTACGACCACTACTTCAACGCGTTCCTGCCACCGGGTGACGTCCTGTGGTCCTTCGGCAAGGTGCTGGTCTTCGCCGTCACGGTGATCCTGATCCACTGCTACCACGGCTTCACCGCCTCCGGCGGGCCTGCAGGTGTGGGAGTGGCGGTCGGACGCGCAGTCCGGACGAGCATCGTGGCGATCAACGTGATCGACCTGTTCCTCTCGATGGCGATCTGGGGCACCAACGCCACTGTCCGATTGGCGGGGTGA
- a CDS encoding MCE family protein: protein MPRAGLDKKTSADLVRLLIFIVVTSMATAVLVVLVGNLNFASTRDYKAVFTEATGLVKGDDIRVAGVKVGTVKDVEITERTRALVSFTVADATQVNGGTFARIKYRNLVGQRYISLTQDVGDSGRLPEGATIPVDRTQPALDLTVLFNGFKPLFRALSPADINKLSYELIQVFQGEGGTLEGLLASTASVTDTLADRDQLIGDLIENLNQVLVHIGDRDEQLSRLISSFRQLIGGLKDDRQAILGSLEGISDLSVETASLLQGIRRPFVQDIKQLRAVAGNIDKNKAELDRALQVLPIKLEKVGRTAIYGSWFNFYLCEFQGRVKLPGGVNVPVSYQTGSDRCDLG, encoded by the coding sequence ATGCCACGCGCAGGACTGGACAAGAAGACGAGCGCGGACCTCGTCCGTCTCCTCATCTTCATCGTCGTCACCTCGATGGCCACTGCTGTGCTCGTCGTCCTCGTCGGCAACCTCAACTTCGCCTCGACCCGTGACTACAAGGCCGTCTTCACCGAGGCCACCGGGCTCGTGAAGGGCGACGACATCCGCGTCGCCGGCGTCAAGGTCGGGACCGTCAAGGACGTCGAGATCACCGAGCGGACCCGGGCTCTGGTCAGCTTCACCGTGGCTGACGCCACCCAGGTCAACGGCGGCACCTTCGCGAGGATCAAGTATCGCAACCTCGTCGGACAGCGCTACATCTCGCTCACCCAGGACGTCGGCGACTCCGGTCGGTTGCCCGAGGGCGCGACGATCCCTGTCGACCGCACCCAGCCGGCGCTGGACCTGACCGTGCTGTTCAACGGGTTCAAGCCGCTGTTCCGGGCGTTGTCGCCCGCCGACATCAACAAGCTCTCCTACGAGCTCATCCAGGTCTTCCAGGGCGAGGGCGGCACCCTCGAAGGACTCCTCGCGAGCACGGCCTCGGTCACCGACACCCTGGCGGACCGCGACCAGCTCATCGGCGACCTGATCGAGAACCTCAACCAGGTGCTGGTGCACATCGGCGACCGCGACGAGCAGCTGTCGCGCCTGATCAGCTCGTTCCGGCAGCTCATCGGTGGCCTCAAGGACGACCGCCAGGCGATCCTCGGATCCCTCGAGGGCATCTCCGACCTGTCGGTGGAGACCGCGAGCCTCCTCCAGGGGATTCGCCGGCCGTTCGTGCAGGACATCAAGCAGCTGCGAGCGGTCGCGGGCAACATCGACAAGAACAAGGCCGAGCTCGACCGCGCGCTGCAGGTGCTGCCGATCAAGCTGGAGAAGGTGGGTCGTACGGCGATCTACGGCTCTTGGTTCAACTTCTATCTGTGCGAGTTCCAGGGACGCGTCAAGCTCCCGGGCGGAGTCAACGTGCCAGTGAGCTACCAGACCGGTTCTGACAGGTGTGATCTCGGATGA
- a CDS encoding MCE family protein — protein MKRTFKTLLPVVLSAVFLTGCDFDIYKLPLPGGPDAGENPMTIKVQFADVLDLVPKSTVKINDVSVGTVDAVSLDGYTAEVTLLLQEDVELPDNALAEIRQTSLLGEKFVSLKPPEEGASTNLLEDGDRIPLERSGRNPEVEEVLGALSLLLNGGGVGQLQTITRELNLALEGREGAARSVLRQIASFMGQLDENKAEIVTAIEKLNRLAISIRAEQPTIDATLEELPSALDSIDRQTDDLVKMLEALDELSNVGVEVIQASKASTIKSLELLNPVLTQLAASGDNFTKAFHVFLTYPFVDEVVGRDPQVARNLHMGDFTNLSITLEVDLTDGGRPPTLPTNLPTQIDPTVIINDVLACIRSGDINSPACQRVLQTPNGILQIKEECKRDANKDKDICRQLNQIPNEPVPTQLPSVPVPTSVPTTLPTLLRPEAAPRAGAWSRPAPRGGPTYGELMDVYDAHLVSLLVPGMVL, from the coding sequence ATGAAGCGCACGTTCAAGACCCTGCTGCCCGTCGTCCTCTCGGCTGTGTTCCTGACCGGTTGCGACTTCGACATCTACAAGCTGCCGCTGCCCGGCGGCCCGGACGCGGGTGAGAACCCGATGACGATCAAGGTGCAGTTCGCCGACGTGCTCGACCTGGTCCCCAAGTCGACCGTGAAGATCAACGACGTCAGCGTCGGCACCGTCGACGCGGTGTCCCTCGACGGCTACACCGCCGAGGTGACGCTGCTTCTGCAGGAGGACGTCGAGCTGCCGGACAACGCACTGGCCGAGATCCGGCAGACCAGCCTCCTGGGCGAGAAGTTCGTCTCCTTGAAGCCTCCGGAGGAGGGTGCGAGCACCAACCTGCTGGAGGACGGCGACCGGATCCCCCTGGAGCGCAGCGGTCGGAACCCCGAGGTCGAGGAAGTGCTGGGCGCGCTCAGCCTCCTGCTCAACGGCGGCGGTGTCGGCCAGCTCCAGACGATCACCCGCGAGCTCAACCTCGCTCTCGAGGGGCGCGAGGGCGCAGCGCGCTCGGTGTTGCGTCAGATCGCGTCGTTCATGGGCCAGCTCGACGAGAACAAGGCCGAGATCGTCACGGCGATCGAGAAGCTCAACCGGCTGGCGATCTCCATCCGCGCAGAACAGCCCACCATCGACGCCACGTTGGAGGAGCTGCCGAGCGCGCTCGACTCCATCGACCGCCAGACCGATGACCTGGTCAAGATGCTCGAGGCACTCGACGAGCTGAGCAACGTCGGCGTCGAGGTGATCCAGGCGTCCAAGGCCTCGACCATCAAGTCACTCGAGCTGCTCAACCCGGTGCTGACCCAGCTGGCTGCCTCGGGTGACAACTTCACCAAGGCCTTCCACGTCTTCCTCACCTATCCGTTCGTCGACGAGGTCGTCGGACGCGACCCACAGGTGGCTCGCAACCTGCACATGGGCGACTTCACCAACCTGTCCATCACCCTCGAGGTCGATCTCACCGACGGTGGACGTCCGCCGACGCTCCCGACCAACCTGCCGACGCAGATCGACCCGACGGTGATCATCAACGACGTGCTCGCCTGCATCAGGAGCGGCGACATCAACAGCCCTGCCTGCCAGAGAGTGCTGCAGACGCCCAACGGCATCCTCCAGATCAAGGAGGAGTGCAAGCGCGACGCCAACAAGGACAAGGACATCTGCCGCCAGCTCAACCAGATCCCCAACGAGCCGGTCCCCACGCAGCTGCCGAGCGTGCCCGTCCCGACCTCGGTGCCGACGACGCTCCCGACGTTGCTACGCCCCGAGGCGGCTCCACGCGCAGGAGCCTGGTCCCGCCCAGCCCCTCGTGGTGGCCCCACCTACGGTGAGCTGATGGACGTCTACGACGCCCACCTCGTCAGCCTGCTCGTCCCCGGGATGGTGCTCTAG
- a CDS encoding MCE family protein, with the protein MNPLANHKVLGVVFLALLLGSVWVSYGVFTKKFTDYDEVELKTSNIGLQLPMRADVKIRGVQVGEVIEIDSEADGATVTLGLYPDMRETVPANVTGSIVPKTLFGEKYVSLIVPDEPSPDPIKINDVIDRTDVSTEVEQVLNDLYPLLVAVQPAEINMTLNAIATALEGRGDQLGNNLETVDSYLKRFNPEIPALVEDLRLTGQVSDIYADVLPEVATILRNTITTTQTLEGREDKLNALYTDVGAFSATADRFLTDNGDNMIRLGEVSQQQLEVFARYSPQYPCLLGGIVNAGALQAEAFRGFTLHIVLETLPTQPRGYGPQDRPTFGDKSGPTCGRLPNPPWSQENPVTRQPNFVDGVDEPTGKGTSRAATGWDRGAGYPGSRAESAFMKGLLGPAIGTTSEDVPDLGVLLVAPMARGATVSIGEED; encoded by the coding sequence ATGAATCCGCTGGCCAACCACAAGGTGCTCGGAGTCGTCTTCCTCGCTCTCCTCCTGGGGAGCGTCTGGGTCTCCTACGGCGTCTTCACCAAGAAGTTCACCGACTACGACGAGGTCGAGCTGAAGACCTCGAACATCGGTCTCCAGCTGCCCATGCGCGCAGACGTGAAGATCCGCGGCGTCCAGGTCGGCGAGGTGATCGAGATCGACTCCGAGGCCGACGGCGCCACGGTGACGCTGGGGCTCTATCCCGACATGCGCGAGACGGTCCCGGCCAACGTCACGGGCTCCATCGTCCCCAAGACCCTCTTCGGCGAGAAGTACGTCTCCCTGATCGTGCCCGACGAGCCGTCCCCCGACCCGATCAAGATCAACGACGTGATCGACCGCACCGATGTGTCCACCGAGGTCGAGCAGGTCCTCAATGACCTCTACCCGCTCCTGGTGGCGGTGCAGCCGGCGGAGATCAACATGACGCTCAACGCGATCGCCACCGCACTCGAAGGTCGCGGCGACCAGCTGGGCAACAACCTCGAGACCGTCGACAGCTATCTCAAGCGGTTCAATCCCGAGATCCCGGCCCTGGTGGAAGACCTGCGCCTGACCGGTCAGGTCTCCGACATCTATGCCGACGTGCTGCCCGAGGTCGCCACGATCCTGCGCAACACCATCACCACTACGCAGACCCTCGAGGGCCGCGAGGACAAGCTGAACGCGCTCTACACCGACGTCGGCGCCTTCTCGGCGACCGCGGACCGTTTCCTGACCGACAACGGAGACAACATGATCAGGCTCGGCGAGGTGAGCCAGCAGCAGCTCGAGGTGTTCGCTCGCTACTCCCCGCAGTACCCCTGCCTGCTCGGCGGCATCGTCAACGCCGGCGCCCTGCAGGCAGAGGCATTCCGAGGCTTCACCCTGCACATCGTCCTGGAGACCCTGCCGACGCAGCCGCGCGGTTATGGGCCCCAGGACCGTCCGACCTTCGGCGACAAGAGCGGCCCGACCTGCGGTCGGCTGCCCAACCCGCCCTGGAGCCAGGAGAACCCGGTGACCCGCCAGCCCAACTTCGTCGACGGCGTCGACGAGCCGACCGGCAAGGGCACGTCCCGCGCCGCCACGGGCTGGGACCGGGGCGCTGGCTACCCCGGCAGTCGCGCCGAGTCGGCGTTCATGAAGGGGCTGCTCGGCCCGGCCATCGGTACGACCTCGGAGGACGTGCCCGACCTGGGCGTGCTCCTCGTCGCCCCCATGGCCCGCGGAGCAACTGTCAGCATCGGGGAGGAGGACTGA
- a CDS encoding MCE family protein, with the protein MITRRTKVQLLIFAIITLVGVSFVGARYARLDRVIIDDAYTVVAHFADSGGAFAGAEVSYRGVRVGQVSEMVLTDEGVDIHLDIDNEHDRIPADALAVVGNRSAVGEQYVELQPQSDEKPYLEDKSEIDTDNTSTPIQTDTLLTHMSETVSSVDVDDLQTVTTEFGAAFGGAGNDLQTIIDSGNEFLGAADANFEITTKLIRDSNVVLRGQIASESSLRSFARDLSVFSTSMVRSDKDLRAVIDNGSATANQLRRFLEDNEVDLGSLINNLVTTGEVVVARLDGVEQILVLYPHVVEGGFTVVAKTPSTGNFDAHFGLITNENPHVCSGGYESTDRRSPLDGSNRPMNMSAGCTEPAAKSNARGSQHAPRAAAPYADPIAAYDPTTGKLTWGEQESKRLQSPGQAAPRTLGEESWKWLFLQPLLTRD; encoded by the coding sequence ATGATCACTCGTCGAACCAAGGTCCAGCTCCTGATCTTCGCGATCATCACGCTCGTGGGTGTGAGCTTCGTCGGAGCCCGCTACGCCCGCCTGGACCGGGTGATCATCGATGACGCCTACACCGTGGTCGCTCACTTCGCCGACTCCGGCGGTGCCTTCGCCGGTGCCGAGGTGTCCTACCGGGGAGTGCGGGTCGGGCAGGTCTCCGAGATGGTCCTGACCGACGAGGGCGTCGACATCCACCTCGACATCGACAACGAGCACGACCGGATCCCGGCAGACGCTCTCGCCGTGGTCGGCAACAGGTCGGCCGTGGGTGAGCAGTACGTCGAGCTGCAGCCCCAGAGCGACGAGAAGCCATACCTCGAGGACAAGTCGGAGATCGACACCGACAACACCAGCACCCCCATCCAGACCGACACGCTCCTGACACACATGTCCGAGACCGTGAGCAGCGTGGACGTGGACGACCTCCAGACGGTCACAACCGAGTTCGGCGCTGCCTTCGGTGGCGCCGGCAACGACCTGCAGACGATCATCGACTCGGGCAACGAGTTCCTCGGAGCTGCCGACGCCAACTTCGAGATCACCACCAAGCTGATCCGGGACTCCAACGTCGTGCTGCGCGGCCAGATCGCCTCCGAGAGCTCCCTGCGGTCCTTCGCCCGCGACCTCAGCGTGTTCTCGACCAGCATGGTGCGCTCCGACAAGGACCTGCGGGCCGTCATCGACAACGGCAGCGCAACGGCCAACCAGCTGCGACGCTTCCTCGAGGACAACGAGGTCGACCTCGGCTCCCTGATCAACAACCTCGTCACGACCGGCGAGGTCGTGGTGGCCAGGCTCGACGGCGTCGAGCAGATCCTCGTGCTCTATCCGCACGTCGTCGAGGGTGGGTTCACGGTGGTCGCCAAGACACCGTCGACCGGCAACTTCGACGCTCACTTCGGCCTGATAACCAACGAGAACCCGCACGTGTGCAGCGGGGGCTACGAGAGCACCGACCGCCGCTCCCCGCTCGACGGGTCCAACCGGCCGATGAACATGTCGGCAGGCTGCACCGAGCCCGCCGCGAAGTCCAACGCCCGGGGGTCCCAGCACGCACCGCGTGCGGCCGCCCCCTACGCTGACCCGATCGCCGCCTACGATCCCACCACCGGCAAGCTCACCTGGGGCGAGCAGGAGAGCAAGCGACTGCAGTCACCCGGACAGGCAGCGCCCCGCACCCTTGGAGAGGAGTCGTGGAAGTGGTTGTTCCTCCAGCCCCTGCTGACCCGGGACTGA
- a CDS encoding MCE family protein has protein sequence MALNRLMLVPLVVLALVAAAVLTLLGGDDQKRLVAHFPRTISIYEGSEVRVLGVPVGTVDKVTPSGTDVEVTMSYDAEVKVPSDAKAVIVAPSIVGDRFIQLTPVFRDGDEVISDNTELDVQQTAVPIELDQIYESLDTLNVALGPRGANKSGALSDLLAVSADNFDGQGANFNATIKNFARLTDTLADNKEELFGSTEQLGKFIETLAQNDQTVRSFNQSMADVSGLLRGEKEELAAALKNLSTAMTEVSSFVAENRELLGRNISGLNRVSKVLVKQRAALDKVLQVGPLALNNLALTYNPQAGTLDTRSNMGRIGDELKSDPALFLCGFTNQVKGSGKVCDTIKQILPRSGALSDRKGTSTMPSAAHLKFDPSLGGLVEVSR, from the coding sequence ATGGCTCTCAACAGACTGATGCTGGTCCCGCTCGTGGTGCTCGCCCTGGTGGCTGCCGCAGTGCTGACCCTCCTCGGTGGCGACGACCAGAAGCGGCTCGTCGCCCACTTCCCTCGGACCATCTCGATCTACGAGGGGAGCGAGGTGCGCGTCCTGGGGGTCCCCGTGGGCACGGTCGACAAGGTCACCCCCTCCGGCACCGACGTCGAGGTGACGATGTCCTACGACGCAGAGGTGAAGGTCCCCTCCGATGCCAAGGCTGTCATCGTGGCGCCCTCCATCGTGGGTGACCGGTTCATCCAGCTCACCCCCGTGTTCCGGGACGGTGACGAGGTGATCTCCGACAACACCGAGCTCGACGTCCAGCAGACGGCGGTGCCGATCGAGCTCGACCAGATCTACGAGAGCCTCGACACCCTCAACGTCGCCCTCGGCCCGAGGGGTGCGAACAAGTCGGGCGCGCTGTCGGACCTGTTGGCGGTCTCGGCCGACAACTTCGACGGGCAGGGCGCCAACTTCAACGCCACGATCAAGAACTTCGCGCGGCTCACCGACACGTTGGCCGACAACAAGGAGGAGCTGTTCGGCAGCACCGAACAGCTCGGGAAGTTCATCGAGACCCTGGCGCAGAACGACCAGACCGTCCGAAGCTTCAACCAGTCGATGGCTGACGTCTCGGGCCTGCTCAGGGGAGAGAAGGAGGAGCTGGCCGCCGCGCTCAAGAACCTGTCGACGGCAATGACCGAGGTCTCGTCGTTCGTCGCCGAGAACCGCGAGCTCCTGGGCCGCAACATCTCGGGCCTCAACCGGGTCTCCAAGGTGCTGGTCAAGCAGCGCGCAGCGCTCGACAAGGTCCTCCAGGTCGGGCCGCTTGCGCTCAACAACCTCGCCCTGACCTACAACCCCCAGGCCGGCACCCTCGACACCCGGTCCAACATGGGTCGGATCGGCGACGAGCTCAAGTCTGATCCGGCCCTGTTCCTGTGCGGCTTCACCAACCAGGTCAAGGGCTCCGGGAAGGTCTGCGACACGATCAAGCAGATCCTGCCCCGTAGTGGTGCCCTGTCAGACCGCAAGGGGACCAGCACCATGCCGTCCGCAGCGCACCTCAAGTTCGATCCGAGCCTCGGTGGCCTCGTGGAGGTGTCTCGATGA
- a CDS encoding MCE family protein, which yields MSTSFRDRNPVIIGAISLAMIAASLVLAFRADDLPLIGGGDTYYAAFAESGGLKPDDEVRIAGVRVGKVDSVELEGDHVKVAFKVDSGEAFGPDTNAAIKVKTLLGAMYLSLEPAGPGQMKEEATIPVERTSSPYDVVEAFEGLASTTEQIDTDQLAEAMTTMADLTRNTPDEFRAALDGVTRLSANVAARDAEINTLLVNLEKVSRVLDERDQDIIALMRDADILFRALVSRREAIHDLLVSTSTLSQELTLLVRQSRADLKPALTHLESVVNVLNKNEDNLDNSLRLMAPFYTVFANTLGNGPWFDTYIYNMPPAPQVG from the coding sequence ATGAGCACCTCGTTCCGCGACCGCAACCCGGTCATCATCGGCGCGATCAGCCTCGCCATGATCGCGGCGTCACTCGTGCTGGCCTTCCGGGCCGACGACCTGCCGCTGATCGGCGGCGGTGACACCTACTACGCCGCCTTCGCCGAGTCAGGAGGCCTCAAGCCCGACGACGAGGTCCGGATCGCCGGCGTCCGGGTCGGCAAGGTGGACTCCGTCGAGCTCGAGGGAGACCACGTGAAGGTGGCCTTCAAGGTCGACTCGGGCGAGGCATTCGGTCCGGACACCAACGCGGCGATCAAGGTCAAGACGCTGCTCGGGGCGATGTATCTCTCGCTCGAGCCGGCCGGTCCCGGGCAGATGAAGGAGGAGGCGACCATCCCTGTCGAGCGGACGTCGTCGCCGTACGACGTCGTCGAGGCCTTCGAGGGCCTGGCCTCGACGACCGAGCAGATCGACACCGATCAGCTGGCGGAGGCCATGACCACCATGGCCGACCTGACCCGCAACACCCCGGACGAGTTCAGGGCAGCCCTCGACGGCGTGACCCGACTGTCGGCCAACGTCGCGGCTCGCGACGCCGAGATCAACACGCTGCTGGTCAACCTCGAGAAGGTCTCACGCGTGCTCGACGAGCGCGACCAGGACATCATCGCCCTGATGCGCGACGCCGACATCCTCTTCCGCGCGCTGGTGAGCCGGCGCGAGGCGATCCATGACCTGCTCGTCTCGACGTCGACGCTCTCACAAGAGCTGACGCTGCTGGTCCGCCAGAGCCGCGCCGACCTCAAGCCCGCACTCACCCACCTGGAGAGCGTCGTCAACGTGCTGAACAAGAACGAGGACAATCTCGACAACAGCCTGCGCCTGATGGCGCCCTTCTACACGGTCTTCGCCAACACCCTGGGCAACGGGCCGTGGTTCGACACCTACATCTACAACATGCCTCCGGCACCCCAGGTGGGATGA